One segment of Pseudodesulfovibrio sp. 5S69 DNA contains the following:
- a CDS encoding Spy/CpxP family protein refolding chaperone → MSKKYISISALSAVLVLGMAAFAMAGPNSGKGFVGTCGGPGYGAAYSQLTPEKQAEVNAVVDKYQPQFEAVRNQIWAKRSTLQAKINGGKDDEQAITKLVTEISGLRNKMRDLRASMSEELVKATGIAAFGTCPGPGYGRGFDRDDGPMQGRGMRGHGMYGQGMHSQGMYGQGMY, encoded by the coding sequence ATGTCCAAAAAATACATCTCCATATCGGCCCTGTCGGCAGTCCTGGTCCTGGGAATGGCCGCGTTCGCCATGGCCGGTCCCAATTCCGGCAAAGGGTTCGTGGGCACGTGCGGCGGCCCCGGCTACGGCGCTGCGTACAGCCAACTGACCCCCGAGAAACAGGCCGAAGTCAATGCCGTGGTGGACAAGTATCAGCCCCAGTTCGAGGCCGTGCGCAACCAGATATGGGCCAAGCGTTCCACGCTCCAGGCCAAGATCAACGGCGGCAAGGACGACGAGCAGGCCATCACCAAGCTGGTCACCGAGATATCCGGCCTGCGCAACAAGATGCGTGACCTGCGCGCGTCCATGTCCGAGGAACTGGTCAAGGCCACCGGCATCGCCGCCTTCGGCACCTGCCCCGGTCCCGGCTACGGCCGCGGTTTCGACCGCGACGACGGTCCCATGCAGGGGCGCGGCATGCGCGGCCACGGCATGTACGGCCAAGGCATGCACAGCCAGGGCATGTACGGCCAGGGCATGTACTAG
- a CDS encoding FmdB family zinc ribbon protein, translating to MPIYEYVCKQCGHEFEELVFNGEEPAPCPRCGAKDTEKLMSACSAKVDGGGPNLEALQGSSCGTGGG from the coding sequence ATGCCCATCTATGAATACGTCTGTAAGCAATGCGGCCACGAGTTTGAGGAACTCGTCTTCAACGGCGAGGAGCCCGCGCCCTGCCCCCGGTGCGGCGCGAAGGACACCGAAAAACTCATGAGCGCCTGTTCCGCCAAGGTGGACGGCGGCGGCCCGAACCTTGAGGCCCTGCAAGGTTCGAGCTGCGGCACCGGCGGCGGCTGA
- a CDS encoding deoxycytidylate deaminase has product MPNRLPWPEYFMRIAHLVAQRSTCTRRAVGAIAVRDKRILATGYNGVPTNIAHCEEVGCLRDQLGIPSGERHELCRGLHAEQNVIIQAATNNLDLKGCDIYCTTKPCILCTKMLINCSVQNIYYAENYPDELSEAMLEEAGVNHVFMEGDFR; this is encoded by the coding sequence ATGCCCAACAGACTGCCCTGGCCGGAATATTTCATGCGCATCGCCCACCTCGTGGCCCAGCGCTCCACCTGCACCCGCCGCGCGGTGGGGGCCATCGCCGTGCGCGACAAGCGCATCCTGGCCACCGGCTACAACGGCGTGCCCACCAACATCGCCCACTGCGAGGAGGTCGGCTGCCTGCGCGACCAGCTCGGCATCCCTTCGGGCGAGCGCCACGAGCTGTGCAGGGGACTGCACGCGGAGCAGAACGTCATCATCCAGGCCGCCACCAACAACCTGGACCTCAAGGGGTGCGACATATATTGCACCACCAAGCCCTGCATCCTGTGCACCAAGATGCTCATCAACTGCAGCGTGCAGAACATCTATTACGCCGAAAACTACCCCGACGAGCTGTCCGAAGCCATGCTCGAAGAGGCCGGAGTGAACCATGTTTTCATGGAAGGCGATTTCCGCTAG
- the ribD gene encoding bifunctional diaminohydroxyphosphoribosylaminopyrimidine deaminase/5-amino-6-(5-phosphoribosylamino)uracil reductase RibD produces MFSWKAISASEAFMARAVRLARRGRGATAPNPCVGAVLVRDGAIVAEGWHTRFGKLHAERECLADARSKGVDPRGATMYVTLEPCNHHGKTPPCTEALIASGVAEVVVGVRDPNPVAAGGVEKLRSHGIEVTVGVLEQECRDLIDDFLLWQNTHSPYNILKMAATLDGKIAAPSRRPEPVSCPESFARVHDLRSMVGAVIVGGNTFYADNPSLTCRKAGLPADFVQPLGVVVTSRLPDDPSRFTLLRERPERVIFMTSKTAAHSPQADVLRRRGTSVWPLPGRAGALALSCGFERLRYDCACHYTLCEGGGRFAMALIEQGLADELVHFVTPRILGDESAPAAYSGREAASMAQALDFRIADLEPVGTDLMLTLRSR; encoded by the coding sequence ATGTTTTCATGGAAGGCGATTTCCGCTAGCGAAGCGTTCATGGCCCGGGCCGTGCGCCTGGCCCGGCGCGGCCGGGGTGCCACGGCCCCGAACCCGTGCGTGGGGGCCGTGCTGGTCCGCGACGGGGCCATCGTGGCCGAGGGCTGGCACACCCGGTTCGGCAAGCTCCACGCCGAGCGCGAATGCCTGGCCGACGCCCGCAGCAAGGGCGTGGACCCGCGCGGGGCGACCATGTACGTCACCCTGGAGCCGTGCAACCACCACGGCAAGACCCCGCCGTGCACCGAGGCCCTCATCGCCTCGGGCGTGGCCGAGGTGGTGGTCGGCGTCCGCGACCCCAATCCGGTGGCCGCGGGCGGCGTGGAAAAACTCCGCAGCCACGGCATCGAGGTCACCGTGGGCGTGCTCGAACAGGAGTGCCGGGACCTCATCGACGACTTCCTGCTCTGGCAGAACACCCATTCGCCCTACAACATCCTGAAGATGGCGGCCACCCTGGACGGCAAGATCGCGGCCCCTTCGCGCAGGCCCGAGCCGGTCTCCTGCCCCGAATCCTTCGCCCGGGTCCACGACCTGCGTTCCATGGTGGGCGCGGTCATCGTCGGCGGCAACACCTTCTACGCGGACAATCCGAGCCTGACCTGCCGCAAGGCGGGCCTGCCCGCCGACTTCGTCCAGCCGCTGGGCGTGGTGGTCACCTCCCGGCTGCCCGACGACCCGAGCCGCTTCACCCTGCTGCGCGAACGGCCCGAGCGGGTCATCTTCATGACCTCCAAGACCGCGGCCCACAGCCCCCAGGCCGACGTCCTGCGACGGCGGGGCACCTCGGTCTGGCCCCTGCCCGGCCGGGCCGGGGCATTGGCCCTGTCCTGCGGCTTCGAGCGGCTGCGCTACGACTGCGCCTGCCACTACACCCTGTGCGAGGGCGGCGGCCGGTTCGCCATGGCCCTCATCGAGCAGGGGCTGGCCGACGAGCTCGTCCACTTCGTGACCCCGCGCATCCTCGGCGACGAATCCGCCCCGGCGGCCTATTCCGGCCGCGAGGCCGCGTCCATGGCTCAGGCCCTGGACTTCCGCATCGCCGACCTGGAGCCCGTGGGCACGGACCTGATGCTCACCCTGCGCAGCCGCTGA
- a CDS encoding substrate-binding periplasmic protein: protein MIVISRMAMPLLACLLLGLPAFAQGSGDPAERLTYLTEEFRPLNYTENGKPAGLAVALLKALWQEMGVPEQPIHVMPWPRIYRSGQLDPNIVIFSMYRTEEREKFFKWVGPIVGGRLALFALRSRHLAVRSLQDMSGRRVASLRDIAAATKVLGAGFPLTYASRAEHALQLLESGRVDALALDEFRFRQTVAAVGFPPDAFEAVLIMSEDSLYYAFSPDTDDALVARFQRALDAIVQRPIYRNLINFYIN, encoded by the coding sequence ATGATTGTTATCAGCCGCATGGCCATGCCGCTGCTCGCCTGCCTGCTCCTAGGTTTACCGGCCTTCGCGCAGGGATCGGGCGACCCCGCCGAAAGGCTCACCTACCTGACCGAGGAATTCAGGCCGCTCAACTATACGGAAAACGGCAAACCCGCCGGACTGGCCGTGGCCCTGCTCAAGGCCCTCTGGCAAGAGATGGGCGTCCCGGAACAACCCATCCACGTCATGCCCTGGCCGCGCATCTACCGAAGCGGCCAGTTGGACCCGAACATCGTCATCTTTTCCATGTACCGGACCGAGGAGCGGGAGAAGTTCTTCAAATGGGTCGGCCCCATCGTCGGTGGGCGGCTGGCCCTGTTCGCCCTGCGCTCCCGGCACCTCGCGGTCCGGTCCCTGCAAGACATGAGCGGCCGCCGTGTCGCCTCCCTGCGCGACATTGCGGCGGCCACCAAGGTGCTCGGCGCCGGGTTCCCCCTGACGTACGCCTCCCGCGCCGAACACGCCCTCCAGCTCCTCGAATCGGGCCGCGTGGACGCGCTGGCCCTGGACGAATTCCGGTTCCGGCAGACCGTCGCCGCCGTGGGCTTCCCCCCGGACGCCTTCGAGGCTGTCCTGATCATGAGCGAGGACTCCCTGTACTACGCCTTCAGCCCGGACACCGACGATGCCCTGGTCGCCCGGTTCCAGCGGGCCCTGGACGCGATCGTCCAGCGCCCCATTTACCGTAATCTGATTAATTTCTATATAAATTAA
- a CDS encoding substrate-binding periplasmic protein, giving the protein MRHLPLPALLITFALFAAVCAPGTGHADPAEHLTYMTEEYWPMNYTRNGRLAGLSVELLKRMWREMGVPEQPIHLFPWPRAYDMGHVDPRTMLFSMYRTKGRESDFKWVGPIVQGKTEVFTLRSRGLNARSLKDLGGWRLAAVRDVASANILRDAGLPYSGSRTPDTAIGMLARDRVDAVAMDALQFHHFAARLGCPFGEFKPIMTLCTDPLYYAFSLDTPDALIERFQKALKAVTREPGYRALLDRYLN; this is encoded by the coding sequence ATGCGCCATCTCCCCCTGCCGGCCCTCCTGATCACCTTCGCCCTGTTCGCGGCCGTCTGCGCGCCGGGCACCGGGCACGCCGATCCCGCCGAACACCTGACCTACATGACCGAGGAATACTGGCCCATGAACTACACCCGCAACGGGCGGCTCGCCGGGCTGTCCGTGGAGCTGCTCAAGCGCATGTGGCGGGAGATGGGCGTTCCAGAGCAACCCATCCACCTGTTTCCCTGGCCCAGGGCGTACGACATGGGTCACGTCGATCCCCGGACCATGCTCTTCTCCATGTACCGGACCAAGGGGCGGGAATCCGACTTCAAGTGGGTCGGCCCCATCGTCCAGGGCAAGACCGAGGTGTTCACCCTGCGCTCACGCGGCCTGAACGCGCGCTCCCTCAAGGACCTCGGCGGCTGGCGGCTGGCCGCGGTGCGCGACGTGGCTTCGGCCAACATCCTGCGGGACGCGGGCCTGCCCTACAGCGGCTCCCGCACACCGGACACGGCCATCGGAATGCTGGCCCGCGACCGGGTCGACGCCGTGGCCATGGACGCCCTGCAATTCCACCACTTCGCCGCCCGGCTGGGCTGCCCCTTCGGTGAATTCAAGCCGATCATGACCCTGTGCACCGACCCCCTGTACTACGCCTTCAGCCTGGACACGCCGGACGCCCTGATCGAACGCTTCCAGAAGGCCCTCAAGGCCGTGACCCGCGAACCGGGCTACCGGGCCCTCCTTGATAGATATCTGAACTGA
- a CDS encoding substrate-binding periplasmic protein: MPARNPSRTSLPATGTASGIGPLPCLVLCVLLLLPSAAAGGPPPATDGLAGYTWLTEEYYPFNYRENGVMKGVSVDLLRMVWAELGTPEQPVESMPWARAYERLQHEPATVLFCMARTAEREHAFRWAGPIASVRFVLIARKKRHIRLDTLEDLKGLAVGTVREDISDTLLAGYQRVASIQPVARMRQNISKLMTDRLDLVAYEEGCWRKIAAREGLDPDDFETVYVLRETPVYFAFHPDTPAELVDAFQAALDRVKNRPGYRELLDAYLR; this comes from the coding sequence ATGCCCGCCCGTAACCCTTCCCGCACATCCCTCCCGGCCACAGGGACCGCCTCCGGAATCGGGCCGCTTCCGTGCCTGGTTCTCTGCGTCCTGCTGCTGCTCCCGTCAGCGGCTGCGGGAGGGCCGCCGCCGGCGACCGACGGGCTGGCGGGCTACACCTGGCTGACCGAGGAGTACTACCCGTTCAACTACAGGGAGAACGGCGTCATGAAGGGCGTCTCCGTGGACCTGCTGCGCATGGTCTGGGCCGAACTCGGAACGCCCGAGCAGCCCGTGGAATCCATGCCCTGGGCCCGGGCCTACGAGCGGCTGCAGCACGAGCCCGCCACCGTGCTCTTCTGCATGGCCCGGACCGCGGAGCGCGAGCACGCCTTCCGCTGGGCCGGGCCCATCGCCTCGGTCCGGTTCGTGCTCATCGCCCGCAAGAAGCGGCACATCCGCCTCGACACCCTGGAAGACCTCAAGGGGCTGGCCGTGGGCACCGTGCGCGAGGACATCTCGGACACCCTGCTGGCCGGATACCAACGCGTGGCCAGCATCCAGCCCGTGGCCCGCATGCGCCAGAACATCAGCAAACTGATGACCGACCGGCTGGACCTGGTGGCCTACGAGGAGGGGTGCTGGCGAAAGATCGCGGCCAGGGAGGGCCTCGACCCCGACGATTTCGAGACCGTGTACGTTCTGCGGGAAACGCCGGTCTACTTTGCCTTCCACCCGGACACGCCCGCCGAACTGGTGGACGCGTTCCAGGCGGCCCTGGACCGGGTCAAGAACCGGCCCGGCTACCGGGAACTGCTCGACGCCTACCTGCGCTAA
- a CDS encoding riboflavin synthase: protein MFTGLIMGMGRIEAAEARGSETRFRIRPLFELTDVELGESIAVNGTCLTVETFADDRFTCYASRETLSVTSLGALRPGSRVNLERAMAMGDRFGGHIVAGHVDCLAEVAEVRPAGESRIYRLSFDAAHGRYVIPKGSVALDGISLTVNDCAPTWLEVNIIPETQKVTTISGWTPGTKVNMETDVIGKYVERMVQPWTGGGDAGDGGASGGITMEFLRKNGY, encoded by the coding sequence ATGTTCACCGGATTGATCATGGGCATGGGCCGCATCGAGGCCGCCGAGGCCAGGGGTTCCGAGACGCGCTTCCGCATCCGGCCCCTGTTCGAGCTGACCGACGTGGAGCTCGGCGAATCCATCGCCGTGAACGGCACCTGCCTGACCGTGGAGACCTTTGCCGACGACCGGTTCACCTGCTACGCCAGCCGCGAGACCCTGTCCGTGACCAGCCTGGGCGCGCTGAGGCCCGGCAGCCGGGTCAACCTGGAGCGGGCCATGGCCATGGGCGACCGCTTCGGCGGGCACATCGTGGCCGGGCACGTGGACTGCCTGGCCGAGGTGGCCGAGGTGCGTCCGGCGGGCGAATCCAGGATCTACCGCCTGTCGTTCGACGCGGCCCACGGCCGCTACGTCATCCCCAAGGGGTCGGTGGCCCTGGACGGCATCAGCCTGACGGTCAACGACTGCGCGCCCACCTGGCTCGAGGTGAACATCATCCCCGAGACGCAGAAGGTCACGACCATTTCCGGCTGGACCCCCGGCACCAAGGTCAACATGGAGACCGACGTCATCGGCAAGTACGTGGAGCGGATGGTCCAACCGTGGACCGGCGGAGGGGATGCCGGAGACGGCGGCGCGTCCGGCGGCATCACCATGGAGTTTTTGCGGAAGAACGGCTATTAG
- the leuS gene encoding leucine--tRNA ligase: MALGKYSPEDIEKKWQGIWKESGCFQVETDPSRPKYYVLEMFPYPSGKIHMGHVRNYSIGDVVARFKTMQGFNVLHPMGWDAFGLPAENAAIKNETHPATWTYQNISEMREQLQRLGYSYDWRRELATCRPEYYKWEQLFFLKFLEKGLAYRKDSPQNWCPTCNTVLANEQVEDGLCWRCDTEVEQKDMEQWFLRITDYADELLADLDSLEGGWPERVLTMQRNWIGKSYGAELTFQVKGPIDGENATIDVFTTRPDTLFGATFMSVAAEHPLVEKLIADAPNKAEIEAFVTNIRNMDRIKRGADDLEKEGIFTGKYCVNPVTGKDIPIYVANFVLMGYGTGAVMAVPAHDQRDFEFATKYNLPKQAVINPPEMHEKGEKLDAASLTEAYTAPGLLIHSGGFDGMPNEDAKKAIVEHLDESGKGKMAVNYRLRDWNVSRQRFWGAPIPVIYCDDCGAVPVPEKDLPVLLPENAQVRKDGKSPLPTMEEFVNCACPRCGKPARRETDTFDTFFESSWYYMRYCDPRNENEPLGAEHLNYWMNVDQYIGGIEHAILHLLYSRFFTKALRDCGYVTNSEPFANLLTQGMVLKDGGKMSKSKGNVVDPNAMINQYGADATRLFILFASPPVKELEWSDQGIDGAYRFLSRLWRLVEELEDVLTPMTPASHGKSANDAAKGLRFKEHDTIRRATRDIENEFQFNTVIAAIMELVNELYQVKDELRETDPAALSSAIATAVTLLSPVAPHICEELWQALGHTVHLTGQPWPAFDEKALVLDEVTMVVQVNGKVRGKFEAPNNAPKDEVEKLAMDLENVQKFMEGKTIRKVIVIPNKLVNIVVG, from the coding sequence ATGGCATTAGGCAAATACTCCCCCGAGGACATCGAGAAGAAGTGGCAGGGGATCTGGAAGGAGTCCGGCTGTTTCCAGGTCGAGACCGATCCGTCCAGGCCCAAATACTACGTGCTGGAGATGTTCCCCTATCCGTCCGGCAAGATCCACATGGGCCACGTGCGCAACTACTCTATAGGCGACGTGGTGGCGCGCTTCAAGACCATGCAGGGCTTCAACGTCCTGCACCCCATGGGTTGGGACGCCTTCGGCCTGCCCGCCGAGAACGCGGCCATCAAGAACGAGACCCATCCGGCCACCTGGACCTATCAGAACATCTCCGAGATGCGCGAACAGCTCCAGCGCCTGGGATACTCCTACGACTGGCGGCGCGAACTGGCCACCTGCCGCCCCGAGTACTACAAGTGGGAGCAGCTCTTCTTCCTCAAGTTCCTGGAAAAGGGACTGGCCTACCGCAAGGACTCCCCGCAGAACTGGTGCCCGACCTGCAACACCGTGCTGGCCAACGAGCAGGTGGAGGACGGCCTGTGCTGGCGCTGCGACACCGAGGTGGAGCAGAAGGACATGGAGCAGTGGTTCCTGCGCATCACCGACTACGCCGACGAGCTGCTCGCCGACCTCGACTCCCTGGAGGGCGGCTGGCCCGAACGCGTGCTGACCATGCAACGCAACTGGATCGGCAAGTCCTACGGCGCGGAGCTGACCTTCCAGGTCAAGGGCCCCATCGATGGAGAGAACGCGACCATCGACGTCTTCACCACCCGCCCCGACACCCTGTTCGGCGCGACCTTCATGTCCGTGGCCGCCGAACACCCCCTGGTCGAGAAGCTCATTGCCGACGCCCCGAACAAGGCCGAGATCGAGGCCTTCGTGACCAACATCCGGAACATGGACCGCATCAAGCGCGGGGCCGACGACCTGGAGAAAGAGGGCATCTTCACCGGCAAGTACTGCGTCAACCCGGTGACCGGCAAGGACATCCCCATTTACGTGGCCAACTTCGTGCTCATGGGCTACGGCACCGGCGCGGTCATGGCCGTGCCCGCCCACGACCAGCGTGATTTCGAATTCGCCACCAAGTACAATCTTCCCAAGCAGGCGGTCATCAACCCGCCCGAGATGCACGAAAAGGGCGAGAAGCTCGACGCGGCGAGCCTGACCGAGGCCTACACCGCCCCCGGCCTCCTGATTCACTCCGGCGGCTTCGACGGCATGCCCAACGAGGATGCCAAGAAGGCCATCGTCGAGCACCTGGACGAGTCCGGCAAGGGCAAGATGGCCGTCAATTACCGCCTGCGCGACTGGAACGTCTCCCGCCAGCGGTTCTGGGGCGCCCCCATCCCGGTCATCTACTGCGACGACTGCGGCGCGGTCCCGGTGCCCGAGAAGGACCTGCCGGTCCTGCTGCCCGAGAACGCCCAGGTGCGCAAGGACGGCAAGTCGCCCCTGCCGACCATGGAGGAGTTCGTCAACTGCGCCTGCCCCAGATGCGGCAAGCCCGCCCGGCGCGAGACCGACACCTTCGACACCTTTTTCGAGTCCTCCTGGTACTACATGCGCTACTGCGACCCGCGCAACGAGAACGAGCCGCTGGGCGCAGAGCACCTGAACTACTGGATGAACGTGGACCAGTACATCGGCGGCATCGAGCACGCCATCCTGCACCTGCTCTATTCCCGGTTCTTCACCAAGGCCCTGCGCGACTGCGGCTACGTGACCAACAGCGAGCCGTTCGCCAACCTGCTGACCCAGGGCATGGTCCTCAAGGACGGCGGCAAGATGTCCAAGTCCAAGGGCAACGTGGTCGATCCCAACGCCATGATCAACCAGTACGGTGCGGACGCCACCAGGCTGTTCATCCTCTTCGCCTCCCCGCCGGTCAAGGAGCTGGAGTGGTCGGACCAGGGCATCGACGGCGCGTACCGCTTCCTGTCCCGCCTGTGGCGGCTGGTGGAGGAGCTGGAGGACGTGCTCACGCCCATGACCCCGGCCTCCCACGGCAAGTCCGCGAACGACGCGGCCAAGGGGCTGCGCTTCAAGGAGCACGACACCATCCGGAGGGCCACCCGCGACATCGAGAACGAATTCCAGTTCAACACGGTCATCGCGGCCATCATGGAGCTGGTCAACGAGCTCTACCAGGTCAAGGACGAGCTCAGGGAGACCGATCCCGCGGCCCTGTCCTCGGCCATCGCTACGGCCGTGACCCTGCTCTCTCCGGTGGCCCCGCACATCTGCGAGGAGCTCTGGCAGGCGCTGGGCCATACCGTCCACCTGACCGGCCAGCCCTGGCCCGCCTTTGACGAAAAGGCCCTGGTCCTCGACGAGGTGACCATGGTCGTCCAGGTCAACGGCAAGGTGCGCGGCAAGTTCGAGGCCCCGAACAACGCGCCCAAGGACGAGGTCGAAAAGCTGGCCATGGACCTGGAAAACGTCCAGAAGTTCATGGAGGGCAAGACGATCCGCAAGGTCATCGTCATCCCCAACAAGCTGGTCAACATCGTGGTTGGTTGA
- the nusB gene encoding transcription antitermination factor NusB, with translation MGSKSKGNRPGIRRVGRTLAFQVLYSTHFLDKDNPQDMDTLFDLNPMVLEQESETARAFARDLVMGVNVNLHDIDKTIEAHSQHWKIERIAMVELSILRLSLYEMLFTDIPVKAAINEAIELSKTFGDDKSRSFVNGILDGVAKTSKRA, from the coding sequence ATGGGCTCGAAATCCAAGGGCAACAGGCCCGGCATCCGCAGGGTGGGGCGCACCCTGGCCTTTCAGGTGCTCTACTCCACGCATTTCCTGGACAAGGACAATCCCCAGGACATGGACACCCTGTTCGACCTCAACCCCATGGTTCTGGAGCAGGAGTCCGAGACAGCGCGGGCCTTCGCCCGCGACCTGGTCATGGGCGTGAACGTGAACCTGCACGACATCGACAAGACCATCGAGGCCCACTCCCAGCACTGGAAGATCGAGCGCATCGCCATGGTCGAGCTGTCCATCCTGCGCCTGTCCCTGTATGAGATGCTGTTCACCGACATCCCGGTCAAGGCGGCCATCAACGAAGCCATCGAGCTGTCCAAGACCTTCGGCGACGACAAGTCCCGCTCCTTCGTGAACGGCATCCTGGACGGCGTGGCCAAGACCTCGAAACGGGCCTGA
- the ribE gene encoding 6,7-dimethyl-8-ribityllumazine synthase, which yields MSVKTIEGMLDAKGLKIAIVAARFNDFIVDRLISGAVDYLVRHGASEDDLTLIRLPGAFELPIAAQKLARSGEYAGIVVLGAVIRGGTPHFDYVCSECAKGIAHASMESGVPMGFGLLTCDSLDQAIERAGAKAGNKGVEAASALLETVRVLEQL from the coding sequence ATGTCCGTGAAGACCATCGAAGGGATGCTGGACGCAAAGGGACTCAAGATCGCCATCGTGGCCGCCCGGTTCAACGATTTCATCGTCGACCGCCTGATCTCAGGCGCCGTGGACTACCTCGTCCGCCATGGCGCGTCCGAGGACGACCTGACCCTGATCCGCCTACCCGGCGCCTTCGAGCTGCCCATCGCCGCCCAGAAACTGGCGCGGTCCGGCGAGTATGCGGGCATCGTCGTGCTCGGCGCGGTCATCCGCGGCGGTACCCCGCACTTCGACTACGTGTGCAGCGAGTGCGCCAAAGGCATCGCCCACGCCTCCATGGAGTCCGGCGTACCCATGGGCTTCGGCCTGCTGACCTGCGACTCCCTGGACCAGGCCATCGAACGGGCCGGGGCCAAGGCGGGCAACAAGGGCGTGGAAGCCGCGTCCGCCCTGCTCGAGACCGTCCGGGTCCTGGAGCAGCTCTAA
- a CDS encoding bifunctional 3,4-dihydroxy-2-butanone-4-phosphate synthase/GTP cyclohydrolase II — MPLCKIEEAIEDIRQGKMVIMVDDEDRENEGDLICAAEAVTPEIINFMATHARGLICLPMSNEMADNLGLDLMTKKNESGFGTNFTVSIEAREGVTTGISAKDRAVTVLAAVADGAGPDSIVTPGHIFPLRAKDGGVLVRTGQTEGGSDLARLAGFKPAAVICEVMNDDGTMARMPDLEIYAKKHGLKICSVADLIAYRMKFDGKSVTKVGEAHLPTRWGNFESAAFHSEADGKTHIALYMGDIHPDEPTLVRVHSECLTGDVFGSLRCDCGPQLQDAMCMIRNEGKGVLVYMRQEGRGIGLGNKIRAYHLQDQGLDTVEANVKLGFPPDMREYGTGAQILVALGVSKMRLMTNNPKKMVGLEGYGLEMVERVPIEVGACQLNERYLKTKRDKMHHLLKVDKD; from the coding sequence ATGCCCCTCTGCAAAATCGAAGAAGCCATTGAGGATATCCGCCAGGGCAAAATGGTCATCATGGTGGATGACGAGGACCGCGAGAACGAAGGCGATCTGATCTGCGCCGCCGAGGCGGTCACGCCCGAGATCATCAATTTCATGGCCACCCACGCCCGCGGGCTGATCTGCCTGCCCATGTCCAACGAGATGGCCGACAATCTCGGCCTGGACCTGATGACCAAGAAGAACGAATCCGGCTTCGGCACCAACTTCACGGTTTCCATCGAGGCGCGCGAGGGCGTGACCACCGGCATCTCGGCCAAGGACCGGGCCGTCACCGTGCTGGCCGCCGTGGCCGACGGGGCCGGTCCCGACTCCATCGTCACGCCGGGCCACATCTTTCCCCTGCGGGCCAAGGACGGCGGCGTGCTGGTGCGCACGGGCCAGACCGAGGGCGGCAGCGATCTCGCCCGCCTGGCCGGGTTCAAGCCCGCCGCGGTCATCTGCGAGGTCATGAACGACGACGGGACCATGGCCCGCATGCCCGACCTGGAAATCTACGCCAAAAAGCACGGGCTGAAGATCTGCTCCGTGGCCGACCTGATCGCCTACCGCATGAAGTTCGACGGCAAGTCCGTGACCAAGGTGGGCGAGGCCCATCTGCCCACCCGTTGGGGCAACTTCGAATCCGCCGCCTTCCACTCCGAGGCCGACGGCAAGACCCACATCGCCCTGTACATGGGCGACATCCATCCCGACGAGCCGACCCTGGTGCGGGTCCACTCCGAGTGCCTGACCGGCGACGTGTTCGGTTCCCTGCGCTGCGACTGCGGCCCCCAGCTCCAGGACGCCATGTGCATGATCCGCAACGAGGGCAAGGGCGTGCTGGTCTACATGCGCCAGGAAGGGCGCGGCATCGGCCTGGGCAACAAGATCCGGGCCTACCACCTGCAGGACCAGGGGCTCGATACGGTCGAGGCCAACGTCAAGCTCGGCTTCCCGCCGGACATGCGTGAATACGGCACCGGGGCGCAGATCCTGGTGGCGCTCGGCGTCTCCAAGATGCGGCTGATGACCAACAACCCCAAGAAGATGGTCGGCCTGGAGGGCTACGGCCTGGAAATGGTCGAGCGCGTGCCCATCGAGGTCGGCGCCTGCCAGCTCAACGAGCGCTACCTCAAGACCAAGCGCGACAAGATGCACCATCTCCTCAAGGTGGACAAAGACTAA